Proteins from a single region of Microbacterium sp. zg-Y818:
- a CDS encoding GntR family transcriptional regulator, with protein sequence MDAVSKSQRAYQWIKERIAGQEFTPGYRLVLGSIASELDMSVVPVREAIRQLEAEGLVTFERNVGAHVAMVDDSQYRYSMQALSVLEGTATALASRAITESDIREARAVNEQMVRRLSDFEPRAFTALNQRFHEILFAKCANPRMLELVQAEWARLGHLRDSTFTFVPGRAQESVREHEEILRLIETSAPLGEIEQAARRHRATTLDAYMIHEHPDETLRLPAF encoded by the coding sequence ATGGATGCCGTCAGCAAGTCCCAGCGGGCCTACCAGTGGATCAAGGAGCGCATCGCCGGCCAGGAGTTCACCCCCGGCTACCGTCTCGTGCTCGGCTCCATCGCCAGTGAGCTCGACATGAGCGTCGTGCCGGTGCGCGAGGCCATTCGCCAGCTCGAAGCAGAAGGGCTGGTGACCTTCGAGCGCAACGTCGGCGCGCACGTGGCGATGGTCGACGACTCCCAGTACCGCTACAGCATGCAGGCGCTGAGCGTGCTGGAGGGCACGGCGACCGCGCTGGCATCCCGCGCCATCACCGAGTCCGACATCCGCGAGGCTCGCGCGGTCAACGAGCAGATGGTGAGGCGCCTGTCCGACTTCGAGCCGCGGGCATTCACCGCGCTGAACCAGCGCTTCCACGAGATCCTCTTCGCCAAGTGCGCCAACCCCCGCATGCTCGAACTCGTGCAGGCGGAGTGGGCGAGGCTCGGTCACCTGCGCGACTCGACCTTCACCTTCGTCCCCGGTCGCGCGCAGGAATCGGTGCGCGAGCACGAGGAGATCCTGCGTCTCATCGAGACCTCCGCCCCGCTGGGCGAGATCGAGCAGGCCGCCCGCCGGCACCGGGCGACGACCCTCGACGCCTACATGATCCACGAGCACCCCGACGAGACCCTGCGTCTCCCGGCGTTCTGA
- a CDS encoding fumarylacetoacetate hydrolase family protein, whose protein sequence is MTIDTTTDPRFAGLPGRPGKIIAVHLSYESRAAQRGRRPAAPSYFFKASSSVAASGGTVERPQGTELLAFEAEIALVIGTTARRVPLARAWEHVGWVTAADDLGLYDLREADKGSNVRSKGGDGFTPIGRDLIDARSVDPTGLRVRAWVNGELRQEGTTADLIFPLAQFVADLSQHFTLEPGDVILTGTPAGSSVIEPGDVVEVEVDDPESGATSGRLTTTVVAGPAVSFDPALGTLPAVDDTQREEAWGSREEAGLAARGLDPELRGQLERIPVAALSQQLRKRGLNNVTVDGVRPTHPDRKLIGTAKTLRFVPGREDLFAAHGGGYNAQKRAFDAVAEGEVIVIEARGEAGSGTLGDILAIRAHARGAAGIVTDGGVRDAEAVAAVGIPVYSAGAHPAVLGRKHVPWETDVAVACGGTTVLPGDIIVGDADGVIVLPPAIAQEVADAALAQEDEDAWVATQVAAGHPIDGLFPMNAQWRARYDAERTGS, encoded by the coding sequence ATGACTATCGACACCACCACCGATCCCCGGTTCGCCGGCCTTCCCGGCCGCCCCGGCAAGATCATCGCCGTGCACCTGAGCTATGAATCGCGCGCCGCTCAGCGCGGGCGCCGCCCGGCCGCCCCGTCGTACTTCTTCAAGGCATCCAGTTCCGTCGCCGCATCCGGTGGCACGGTGGAGCGACCGCAGGGCACCGAGCTGCTGGCCTTCGAGGCCGAGATCGCGCTCGTCATCGGCACCACCGCCCGTCGCGTCCCCCTCGCCCGCGCCTGGGAGCACGTCGGCTGGGTCACCGCCGCCGACGACCTGGGCCTGTACGACCTGCGCGAGGCCGACAAGGGCTCGAATGTGCGCTCCAAGGGCGGCGACGGGTTCACCCCCATCGGCCGCGACCTCATCGACGCGCGCTCCGTCGACCCCACTGGACTGCGCGTGCGCGCCTGGGTCAACGGCGAGCTGCGGCAGGAGGGGACGACGGCCGATCTCATCTTCCCGCTGGCCCAGTTCGTCGCCGACCTGTCCCAGCACTTCACCCTGGAGCCGGGCGATGTCATCCTCACCGGCACGCCGGCGGGCTCGTCGGTCATCGAGCCGGGCGACGTCGTGGAGGTCGAGGTGGATGACCCCGAGTCCGGAGCCACCTCCGGCCGCCTCACCACGACCGTCGTCGCCGGACCCGCCGTGTCGTTCGACCCGGCGCTGGGCACGCTGCCTGCCGTCGACGACACCCAGCGCGAAGAGGCATGGGGCTCTCGCGAGGAAGCAGGGCTTGCCGCCCGCGGCCTCGACCCCGAACTGCGCGGCCAGCTCGAACGCATCCCCGTCGCCGCCCTGTCGCAGCAGCTGCGCAAGCGCGGCCTGAACAACGTGACCGTCGACGGCGTGCGTCCCACCCACCCCGACCGCAAGCTCATCGGCACCGCCAAGACACTGCGCTTCGTCCCGGGCCGCGAAGACCTCTTCGCCGCGCACGGCGGCGGGTACAACGCGCAGAAGCGGGCGTTCGACGCCGTCGCCGAGGGCGAAGTCATCGTCATCGAGGCGCGCGGCGAAGCGGGGTCCGGGACCCTCGGCGACATCCTCGCGATCCGCGCGCACGCCCGCGGCGCGGCCGGCATCGTCACCGACGGCGGCGTCCGCGACGCCGAGGCGGTCGCGGCCGTCGGCATCCCGGTGTACTCCGCCGGCGCGCACCCCGCCGTCCTCGGCCGCAAGCACGTGCCGTGGGAGACCGACGTCGCCGTCGCCTGCGGCGGCACGACGGTGCTGCCCGGCGACATCATCGTCGGCGACGCCGACGGCGTGATCGTGCTCCCGCCCGCCATCGCGCAGGAGGTGGCCGACGCGGCGCTCGCGCAGGAGGACGAAGACGCCTGGGTCGCCACCCAGGTCGCCGCAGGGCACCCCATCGACGGGCTCTTCCCGATGAACGCGCAGTGGCGCGCCCGATACGACGCCGAGCGGACGGGCTCCTGA
- a CDS encoding helix-turn-helix domain-containing protein yields MPVPESPASQTLSRGIRILEVLADASEPLTIDEVAARLEVHRSVAYRLVRTLEDHGLVSRDASGRLTLGARLAALAAGVAHDLQAEALPELTAVANELGMTCFLAVLDHDQCVTLASVEPRHAVASVVQRPGARHPITVGAPSKAILSTLAPDHWPVPLPLPAALVDQVTAAAERGYAISADEVIPTVRSVAVPLRLRAPARPAAIAVVHVGGQADPATIAQRLQRSADAIREALDG; encoded by the coding sequence ATGCCCGTGCCCGAGTCCCCCGCATCGCAGACCCTGAGCCGCGGCATCCGCATTCTGGAAGTGCTCGCAGACGCCTCGGAGCCGCTCACGATCGACGAGGTCGCAGCGCGCCTGGAGGTGCACCGCTCGGTGGCCTACCGGCTGGTGCGCACCCTGGAGGACCACGGCTTGGTCTCCCGCGACGCCTCCGGCCGGCTGACGCTCGGCGCGCGCCTGGCCGCCCTGGCCGCCGGCGTGGCCCACGACCTGCAGGCCGAGGCCCTCCCCGAGCTCACCGCGGTCGCCAACGAGCTCGGCATGACGTGCTTCCTCGCCGTGCTCGATCACGACCAGTGCGTCACGCTCGCCAGCGTCGAGCCGCGACATGCCGTGGCGTCGGTGGTGCAGCGCCCCGGGGCGCGGCATCCGATCACCGTCGGCGCGCCGAGCAAGGCGATCCTGTCGACCCTGGCTCCCGACCACTGGCCGGTGCCGCTGCCGCTGCCGGCGGCGCTCGTCGACCAGGTCACCGCCGCCGCCGAGCGCGGCTACGCCATCAGCGCCGACGAGGTGATCCCGACGGTGCGGTCGGTGGCCGTGCCGCTGCGACTGCGCGCGCCGGCCCGCCCCGCGGCGATCGCCGTCGTGCATGTGGGCGGCCAGGCCGACCCCGCAACCATCGCGCAGCGGTTGCAACGCTCGGCCGACGCGATCCGCGAGGCCCTGGACGGGTGA
- the hpaE gene encoding 5-carboxymethyl-2-hydroxymuconate semialdehyde dehydrogenase produces the protein MTDAPALDRRHVPADLPDRIRHYIDGAFTDSVDGDTFDVLEPVSNEVYVTAAAGKKADIDLAVTAARRAFTEGPWPKMLPRERSRVLHRIADLVEARDARLAELESFDSGLPITQALGQARRAAENFRFFADLIVAQSDDTFKVPGRQINYVNRKPIGVAGLITPWNTPFMLESWKLAPALATGNTVVLKPAEFTPLSASLWAGIFEEAGLPQGVFNLVNGLGEDAGDALVKHPDVPLISFTGESRTGQIIFGNAAPYLKGLSMELGGKSPAVVFADADLDAAVDATIFGVFSLNGERCTAGSRILVQREIYDAFVERYAAQARRVKVGYPHDPATEVGALVHPEHFEKVMGYIEIGKTEGRLVAGGGQPEDFAFGNFVAPTVFADVAPEARIFQEEIFGPVVAITPFDTDEEALALANDTKYGLAAYVWTNDLKRAHNFSQAVDAGMVWLNSNNVRDLRTPFGGVKASGLGHEGGYRSIDFYTDQQAVHITLGAVHNPTFGKN, from the coding sequence ATGACCGACGCACCCGCGCTGGACCGGCGCCACGTCCCCGCCGATCTGCCCGACCGCATCCGCCACTACATCGACGGGGCGTTCACCGACTCCGTCGACGGCGACACCTTCGACGTGCTCGAGCCGGTCTCCAACGAGGTCTACGTCACGGCCGCCGCCGGCAAGAAGGCCGACATCGACCTGGCCGTCACCGCCGCCCGGCGCGCGTTCACCGAGGGCCCGTGGCCCAAGATGCTCCCCCGCGAGCGCTCGCGGGTGCTCCACCGCATCGCCGACCTCGTGGAGGCGCGCGATGCCCGGCTGGCGGAGCTGGAATCCTTCGACTCCGGCCTGCCGATCACGCAGGCCCTCGGCCAGGCCCGCCGCGCCGCCGAGAACTTCCGCTTCTTCGCCGACCTGATCGTGGCGCAGTCCGACGACACCTTCAAGGTGCCGGGACGCCAGATCAACTACGTCAACCGCAAGCCGATCGGCGTGGCCGGGCTCATCACCCCGTGGAACACCCCGTTCATGCTTGAGTCGTGGAAGCTCGCCCCGGCGCTGGCCACCGGCAACACCGTCGTGCTCAAGCCCGCCGAGTTCACCCCGCTGTCGGCGTCGCTCTGGGCCGGCATCTTCGAGGAGGCGGGGCTCCCGCAGGGCGTGTTCAACCTCGTCAACGGCCTGGGCGAGGATGCCGGCGACGCACTGGTCAAGCACCCCGACGTGCCCCTCATCTCGTTCACGGGCGAGAGCCGCACCGGGCAGATCATCTTCGGCAACGCCGCGCCCTACCTCAAGGGCCTGTCGATGGAGCTCGGCGGCAAGTCGCCGGCGGTCGTCTTCGCCGACGCCGACCTCGACGCTGCGGTGGATGCCACGATCTTCGGCGTCTTCTCCCTCAACGGCGAGCGCTGCACCGCAGGCAGCCGCATCCTCGTGCAGCGCGAGATCTACGACGCGTTCGTCGAGCGCTACGCCGCCCAGGCCCGCCGCGTGAAGGTCGGCTACCCGCACGACCCGGCCACCGAGGTCGGAGCGCTCGTGCACCCCGAGCATTTCGAGAAAGTCATGGGCTACATCGAGATCGGCAAGACCGAGGGGCGCCTGGTCGCCGGCGGCGGCCAGCCGGAGGATTTCGCCTTCGGCAACTTCGTCGCCCCCACCGTCTTCGCCGACGTGGCGCCCGAGGCCCGCATCTTCCAGGAGGAGATCTTCGGACCCGTCGTCGCGATCACCCCGTTCGACACCGACGAGGAGGCGCTGGCGCTGGCCAACGACACCAAGTACGGCCTGGCCGCCTACGTGTGGACCAACGACCTCAAGCGCGCCCACAACTTCTCGCAGGCGGTAGACGCGGGGATGGTGTGGCTGAACTCCAACAACGTGCGGGACCTGCGGACGCCCTTCGGCGGCGTCAAGGCCTCCGGCCTCGGCCACGAGGGCGGCTACCGCTCGATCGACTTCTACACCGACCAGCAGGCCGTGCACATCACCCTCGGCGCGGTGCACAACCCCACCTTCGGCAAGAACTGA
- a CDS encoding MFS transporter, translated as MSHPTPTSGFTPTGTIAVAKDRRRVVFATVVGTTVEWYDFFLYASAAGLIFGQLFFAPAGEEFAQILSFITVGISFLFRPLGAFLAGHLGDKYGRRLVLMLTLMLMGVATTLVGLLPTYAAIGIAAPALLIFLRILQGISAGGEWGGAVLMAVEHAPKGKRSLFGASPQIGVPLGLLLASGMLGLMAVIAPGDAFLEWGWRIPFLLSFVLILIGYYVRKKVEESPVFTELAERKEQTRMPIVQLFRKHALLVIIAALVFAGNNAIGYMTTGGYIQRYATDPEGPVGLQTADVLGAVTISAVSWLVFTWIAGWAGDKIGRRNTYLVGWGLQLAGVLALFPLVNTGSIELLTLGLVLLTAGLGFTYGPQAALYAELFPASIRFSGVSISYAIGAILGGAFAPTIAQALVQATGSTDAVTFYLVGMTLLGLVATLLLRDRSGIPLGPDHEEEQAKSPIYGLSRA; from the coding sequence ATGAGTCACCCCACGCCCACCTCGGGCTTCACCCCTACCGGCACGATCGCCGTCGCGAAGGACCGCAGGAGGGTTGTCTTCGCCACGGTCGTCGGTACCACCGTCGAGTGGTACGACTTCTTCCTCTACGCCTCCGCCGCGGGCCTGATCTTCGGCCAGCTGTTCTTCGCCCCCGCCGGCGAGGAGTTCGCGCAGATCCTCTCTTTCATCACGGTGGGCATCAGCTTCCTGTTCCGCCCGCTCGGCGCCTTCCTCGCCGGGCACCTCGGTGACAAGTACGGTCGCCGCCTGGTACTGATGCTCACCCTCATGCTGATGGGCGTCGCGACCACTCTCGTCGGTCTGCTGCCGACGTATGCCGCGATCGGCATCGCCGCCCCCGCCCTGCTGATCTTCCTGCGCATCCTGCAGGGCATCTCCGCGGGTGGCGAATGGGGCGGCGCGGTGCTCATGGCCGTCGAGCACGCACCCAAGGGCAAGCGCAGCCTGTTCGGTGCCTCGCCGCAGATCGGCGTGCCGCTGGGTCTGCTGCTGGCCAGCGGCATGCTCGGCCTCATGGCCGTCATCGCTCCAGGGGACGCCTTCCTCGAGTGGGGCTGGCGCATTCCGTTCCTGCTGTCGTTCGTGCTGATCCTCATCGGCTACTACGTGCGCAAGAAGGTCGAGGAGAGCCCGGTGTTCACCGAGCTCGCCGAGCGCAAGGAGCAGACGCGCATGCCGATCGTGCAGCTGTTCCGCAAGCACGCGCTGCTCGTGATCATCGCTGCACTCGTCTTCGCCGGCAACAACGCCATCGGCTACATGACCACCGGTGGCTACATCCAGCGCTACGCGACCGACCCCGAGGGTCCGGTCGGTCTGCAGACCGCCGACGTGCTGGGCGCGGTGACGATCTCCGCCGTGTCGTGGCTCGTCTTCACCTGGATCGCCGGCTGGGCGGGCGACAAGATCGGCCGCCGCAACACGTACCTCGTCGGCTGGGGGCTGCAGCTCGCGGGCGTGTTGGCCCTGTTCCCGCTGGTGAACACCGGCAGCATCGAGCTGCTCACCCTGGGGCTCGTGCTCCTGACCGCCGGCCTCGGATTCACCTACGGGCCGCAGGCGGCGCTGTACGCCGAGCTGTTCCCGGCATCCATCCGGTTCTCGGGGGTGTCGATCTCGTACGCGATCGGCGCGATCCTCGGTGGTGCGTTCGCTCCGACGATCGCGCAGGCGCTCGTGCAGGCGACGGGGTCGACCGATGCCGTGACTTTCTACCTCGTCGGCATGACCCTGCTCGGGCTGGTGGCCACGTTGCTGCTGCGCGACCGCAGCGGCATTCCCCTCGGACCCGACCACGAGGAGGAGCAGGCCAAGAGCCCGATCTACGGGCTGTCGAGGGCCTGA
- a CDS encoding FAD-binding monooxygenase, whose translation MQFHHHGYVSTDPRVQPAAGTGLDRPAELPDEMDVLIVGSGPAGMLLAAQLAQYPSVTTRIVERRPGRLAIGQADGIQARSVETFQAFGFAERITAEAYRISEMNFWAPDTADRSRIVRTARADDDPHGISEFPHLIVNQARVLDYFGEVAATSPGRITPDYGWEFVSLEVGEGERPVTVTLERTDGPDAGEQRTVRARYVVGCDGARSKVRQAIGRRHIGDQSRHAWGVMDVLAVTDFPDIRIKCAIQSEHGSILHIPREGGHLFRMYVDLGEVPEGDNGKVRTTPLETIIAKANAILGQYTLEVKDVAWWSVYEVGHRVTDKFDDIDPGQDGTPHVFICGDACHTHSAKAGQGMNVSMQDGFNLGWKLGSVLTGRAPEALLSTYSAERQEIAQNLIDFDKEWSSLMAKKPEEFDSPEELAEFYTATAEFPAGFMTQYRPSMIVGEATHQDLATGFPVGKRFTSAPVVRIGDAVPAHLGHHARADGRWRIYAFADRDASALRAWADWLATASDSPVVRFTPAEADLDAVFDVKAVYQQDHSEVEMADIPAVFLPRVGPFGLIDYEKIYAARGDDDIFERRGIDRGGAVVVVRPDQYVAHVLPLSDRQELADFFAQHMREPAAVPA comes from the coding sequence ATGCAGTTCCACCACCACGGCTATGTCTCCACCGACCCGCGCGTGCAGCCCGCGGCGGGAACGGGCCTCGACCGGCCCGCCGAGCTTCCCGACGAGATGGACGTGCTCATCGTCGGCTCAGGGCCGGCCGGCATGCTGCTGGCCGCACAGCTGGCTCAGTACCCGTCCGTGACGACCCGCATCGTCGAGCGCCGTCCCGGCCGCCTCGCGATCGGGCAGGCCGACGGCATCCAGGCGCGCAGCGTCGAGACGTTCCAGGCCTTCGGCTTCGCCGAGCGCATCACCGCCGAGGCCTATCGCATCAGCGAGATGAACTTCTGGGCGCCGGACACCGCCGACCGCTCTCGGATCGTCCGCACCGCGCGCGCCGACGACGACCCGCATGGCATCAGCGAGTTCCCGCACCTCATCGTCAACCAGGCCCGTGTGCTGGACTACTTCGGAGAGGTCGCCGCGACCTCGCCGGGGCGGATCACCCCCGACTACGGCTGGGAGTTCGTCTCGCTCGAGGTCGGCGAGGGGGAGCGCCCGGTCACCGTCACCCTGGAGCGCACCGACGGGCCCGACGCCGGCGAGCAGCGCACGGTGCGCGCACGGTACGTCGTCGGCTGCGACGGCGCGCGCAGCAAGGTGCGCCAGGCCATCGGACGCCGGCACATCGGCGACCAGTCCCGGCACGCGTGGGGCGTCATGGACGTGCTGGCCGTCACCGACTTCCCCGACATCCGCATCAAGTGCGCCATTCAGTCCGAGCACGGCAGCATCCTGCACATCCCCCGCGAGGGCGGACACCTCTTCCGCATGTACGTCGACCTGGGCGAGGTGCCCGAAGGTGACAACGGCAAGGTGCGCACGACCCCGCTGGAGACGATCATCGCCAAGGCCAACGCGATCCTCGGGCAGTACACGCTCGAGGTGAAGGACGTCGCCTGGTGGTCGGTGTACGAGGTCGGGCACCGCGTGACCGACAAGTTCGACGACATCGATCCCGGACAGGACGGCACCCCGCACGTGTTCATCTGCGGCGACGCCTGCCACACGCACAGCGCCAAGGCGGGCCAGGGCATGAACGTGTCGATGCAGGACGGGTTCAACCTCGGCTGGAAGCTCGGCTCGGTGCTCACCGGCCGGGCGCCCGAGGCCCTCCTGTCGACGTACTCCGCCGAGAGGCAGGAGATCGCGCAGAACCTCATCGACTTCGACAAGGAGTGGTCGAGCCTCATGGCCAAGAAGCCCGAGGAGTTCGACAGCCCCGAGGAGCTCGCCGAGTTCTACACGGCCACGGCGGAATTCCCCGCCGGGTTCATGACGCAGTACCGGCCGTCGATGATCGTCGGCGAGGCGACCCACCAGGACCTCGCCACGGGCTTCCCCGTGGGCAAGCGGTTCACCTCGGCGCCGGTGGTGCGCATCGGCGACGCGGTGCCCGCTCACCTCGGCCACCACGCCCGGGCCGACGGCCGCTGGCGCATCTACGCCTTCGCCGACCGCGACGCCTCGGCCCTGCGGGCGTGGGCGGACTGGCTGGCGACGGCATCCGACTCGCCGGTCGTGCGCTTCACCCCGGCCGAGGCCGACCTCGACGCCGTGTTCGACGTGAAGGCCGTCTACCAGCAGGACCACTCCGAGGTGGAGATGGCGGACATCCCGGCGGTGTTCCTGCCGCGGGTGGGGCCTTTCGGGCTGATCGACTACGAGAAGATCTACGCCGCCCGCGGCGACGACGACATCTTCGAGCGGCGCGGCATCGACCGCGGCGGCGCGGTCGTGGTGGTGCGGCCGGACCAGTACGTCGCGCACGTGCTGCCGCTGAGTGACCGCCAGGAGCTGGCGGACTTCTTCGCGCAGCACATGCGGGAGCCGGCGGCCGTCCCGGCCTGA
- the hpaD gene encoding 3,4-dihydroxyphenylacetate 2,3-dioxygenase gives MTHRDDMTLTSSGFYVSQEAPIHTDDPVPTPSVPAPDILRCAYMELVVTDLAASREFYVDVLGLYVTEEDDDAIYLRSTEEFIHHNLVLRKGDVAAVAAFSYRVRSAEDLDKAVAFYTELGCRVERRPEGFVKGIGDAVRVEDPLGFPYEFFFQTEHVERLAWRYDLHTPGELVRLDHFNQVTPDVPRAVKFMQDLGFRVTEDIQDDEGTVYAAWMRRKPTVHDTAMTGGDGPRMHHVAFATHEKHNILAICDKLGALRRSDAIERGPGRHGVSNAFYLYLRDPDGHRVEIYTQDYYTGDPDNPVITWDVHDNQRRDWWGNPVVPSWYTEASLVLDLDGNPQPVVARTDSSEMAVTIGADGFSYTRPGDGERKLGHQL, from the coding sequence ATGACCCACCGCGACGACATGACCCTGACCTCCTCGGGGTTCTACGTCTCCCAGGAAGCCCCCATCCACACCGACGACCCGGTGCCGACCCCGTCGGTTCCGGCCCCGGACATCCTGCGCTGCGCCTACATGGAGCTCGTGGTGACCGACCTCGCGGCATCCCGCGAGTTCTACGTCGACGTGCTCGGGCTGTACGTGACCGAGGAGGACGACGACGCGATCTACCTCCGCTCGACGGAGGAGTTCATCCACCACAACCTGGTGCTGCGCAAGGGCGACGTCGCCGCGGTCGCCGCGTTCTCGTACCGCGTGCGGTCGGCGGAGGACCTCGACAAGGCGGTCGCGTTCTACACCGAGCTCGGATGCCGCGTCGAGCGCCGCCCCGAGGGCTTCGTCAAGGGCATCGGCGACGCCGTGCGCGTGGAGGACCCGCTGGGCTTCCCCTACGAGTTCTTCTTCCAGACCGAGCACGTCGAGCGCCTCGCCTGGCGCTACGACCTGCACACCCCCGGTGAGCTGGTGCGCCTGGACCACTTCAACCAGGTGACCCCCGACGTCCCCCGTGCCGTGAAGTTCATGCAGGACCTCGGCTTCCGTGTGACGGAGGACATCCAGGACGACGAGGGCACCGTGTACGCCGCGTGGATGCGCCGCAAGCCGACCGTGCACGACACCGCCATGACCGGCGGCGACGGCCCCCGTATGCACCACGTGGCCTTCGCGACGCACGAGAAGCACAACATCCTCGCGATCTGCGACAAGCTCGGAGCCCTCCGCCGATCGGATGCCATCGAGCGCGGTCCCGGCCGCCACGGCGTCTCCAACGCGTTCTACCTGTACCTGCGCGACCCCGACGGGCACCGCGTGGAGATCTACACGCAGGACTACTACACCGGCGACCCCGACAACCCGGTCATCACCTGGGACGTGCACGACAACCAGCGCCGCGACTGGTGGGGGAACCCGGTCGTGCCGTCCTGGTACACCGAGGCCTCCCTCGTGCTCGACCTCGACGGCAATCCGCAGCCCGTGGTCGCGCGCACCGACAGCAGCGAGATGGCCGTGACGATCGGCGCCGACGGCTTCTCGTACACGCGCCCCGGCGACGGCGAACGCAAGCTGGGCCACCAGCTCTGA
- a CDS encoding thiamine pyrophosphate-binding protein has protein sequence MPSVSAHVAVTLAAHIDHVFGLMGNGNAWFLDAIVRDTDASFTAVRHEAGAVVAADAYHRASGRLAAATATYGAGFTNTLTALAEAVQAHVPLVLVVGDEPTSGPRPWDVDQIALAAAVGARTYTVGRTDAAATTVIAIEHALTYRVPTVLAIPYDVATREAGPIPTAPEPVLPAPLQPGPFARAAVDDLARALAGARRPLLLAGRGAWVSGAGAALGRLADATGAVTATTALGRGVFPRPEYDLGVTGGFGAEGAMELVRDADVAVVFGASLNQFTMRFGDLFAPGTRVVQVDTAPAATHPHVGGFIRGDAAVVADALATAVTGLGAAPSGWRESVDIAALRTQRAGEEFAADGRLDPRAAAARIGELLPENRVVVSDGGHFIGWANMYWPVASPDRMMMIGTAFQSIGLGFPSVPGAALAQPDATVVLTTGDGGGLMALADLESAVRVAGGRGLAVVWNDGAYGAEVNLYGLKGVARGPMMIPDVDFAGLASAVGARGVVVRKLADLEALAEWAAQPASERPYLLLDLRISSSVIAPYQQEIIRVNS, from the coding sequence ATGCCCTCCGTCTCCGCGCACGTCGCCGTCACTCTCGCCGCCCACATCGATCACGTCTTCGGGTTGATGGGCAACGGCAACGCCTGGTTCCTCGACGCCATCGTTCGCGACACCGACGCCTCGTTCACTGCCGTCCGTCACGAGGCGGGCGCCGTCGTCGCCGCCGACGCCTACCACCGCGCCTCGGGGCGCCTGGCCGCCGCGACCGCGACGTACGGCGCCGGGTTCACCAACACCCTCACCGCACTGGCCGAGGCCGTTCAGGCGCACGTGCCGCTGGTGCTCGTCGTCGGCGACGAGCCCACCTCTGGGCCGCGCCCCTGGGACGTCGACCAGATCGCGCTGGCGGCGGCCGTCGGCGCCCGCACATACACCGTGGGTCGGACGGATGCCGCCGCGACCACCGTCATCGCCATCGAGCACGCCCTGACCTACCGGGTGCCGACGGTGCTGGCGATCCCTTACGACGTGGCCACCCGTGAGGCGGGGCCGATCCCGACGGCGCCGGAGCCGGTGCTGCCGGCGCCCCTGCAGCCTGGACCCTTCGCCCGCGCCGCCGTGGACGACCTCGCCCGCGCGCTGGCCGGCGCCCGCCGCCCGCTGCTGCTGGCCGGCCGCGGCGCGTGGGTCTCGGGCGCCGGCGCGGCACTCGGTCGCCTCGCCGACGCCACCGGTGCGGTGACGGCGACGACCGCGCTCGGGCGGGGCGTCTTCCCCCGCCCGGAATACGACCTCGGCGTCACCGGCGGATTCGGGGCCGAGGGCGCGATGGAGCTTGTGCGCGACGCCGACGTCGCAGTGGTGTTCGGGGCGTCGCTGAACCAGTTCACGATGCGCTTCGGCGACCTGTTCGCACCGGGCACCCGCGTCGTCCAGGTCGACACCGCACCCGCGGCGACCCACCCGCACGTCGGCGGGTTCATCCGCGGCGACGCCGCTGTGGTGGCCGATGCCCTCGCCACCGCTGTGACGGGGCTCGGCGCCGCACCGTCCGGCTGGCGAGAGAGCGTCGACATCGCCGCGCTGCGCACCCAGCGGGCCGGCGAGGAGTTCGCCGCCGACGGCCGCCTCGACCCCCGCGCGGCGGCTGCGCGCATCGGCGAGCTGCTGCCGGAGAACCGCGTCGTGGTCTCGGACGGCGGGCACTTCATCGGCTGGGCGAACATGTACTGGCCGGTTGCGTCGCCCGACCGCATGATGATGATCGGCACCGCCTTCCAGTCGATCGGTCTGGGCTTTCCGAGCGTGCCCGGCGCGGCGCTGGCGCAGCCGGATGCCACGGTGGTGCTCACCACCGGCGACGGCGGCGGCCTCATGGCGCTGGCCGACCTCGAGTCCGCGGTGCGCGTCGCCGGTGGGCGGGGGCTCGCGGTGGTGTGGAACGACGGCGCGTACGGCGCCGAGGTGAACCTGTACGGCCTGAAAGGCGTCGCCCGCGGCCCGATGATGATCCCCGACGTGGACTTCGCCGGCCTCGCATCCGCCGTCGGTGCGCGCGGTGTGGTCGTGCGCAAGCTGGCCGACCTGGAGGCGCTGGCGGAATGGGCGGCCCAGCCGGCATCCGAGCGCCCCTATCTGCTGCTGGACCTGCGCATCTCGTCGTCGGTCATCGCCCCGTACCAGCAGGAGATCATCCGCGTGAACTCCTGA